Proteins encoded together in one Shewanella oneidensis MR-1 window:
- a CDS encoding MurR/RpiR family transcriptional regulator, producing the protein MNTLEKVQKSLTHFSKSERKVAEVILASPQTAIHSSIATLAKMADVSEPTVNRFCRRLDTKGFPDFKLHLAQSLANGTPYVSRHVEEDDSPESYTTKIFESSMASLDTARQSLDVAAINKAVDILTQAKTISFFGLGASASVAHDAQNKFFRFNVPVICFDDVLMQRMSCINSNEGDVVVLISHTGRTKSLIEIARLARENGAAVIGITARNSPLSMECTLPVTMEVPEDTDMYLPMASRLAQLVTIDVLATGFTLRRGPRFRDNLKRVKEVLKESRINKDPIL; encoded by the coding sequence ATGAATACCCTAGAAAAGGTTCAAAAAAGCCTCACCCATTTTAGTAAGTCAGAACGCAAGGTTGCAGAGGTCATCTTAGCCTCTCCGCAAACGGCTATTCACTCCAGCATCGCCACTTTAGCTAAGATGGCAGATGTGAGTGAACCTACTGTAAACCGTTTCTGTCGCCGCTTAGATACTAAAGGCTTTCCTGATTTTAAGTTACATCTGGCACAAAGTCTCGCAAACGGCACACCTTATGTGAGCCGCCATGTCGAAGAAGATGATTCACCAGAGTCATATACAACAAAAATATTCGAATCCTCAATGGCTTCCTTAGATACCGCTCGTCAAAGTTTAGATGTTGCCGCCATTAATAAAGCCGTTGATATTCTGACTCAGGCCAAGACAATTTCCTTCTTTGGCTTAGGGGCATCAGCCTCAGTTGCCCATGACGCGCAAAATAAATTTTTCCGTTTTAATGTGCCTGTCATCTGTTTTGACGATGTTCTGATGCAACGCATGAGCTGTATCAACAGCAATGAAGGCGATGTAGTGGTATTAATTTCCCACACTGGCCGCACTAAGTCTTTGATTGAAATAGCACGTTTAGCAAGAGAAAACGGCGCCGCCGTAATTGGTATCACGGCACGCAACTCGCCGTTATCGATGGAATGTACCCTGCCCGTCACCATGGAAGTGCCTGAGGATACGGATATGTATTTACCAATGGCCTCGCGTTTAGCGCAATTGGTGACTATAGATGTATTGGCGACTGGTTTTACGCTACGCCGCGGCCCACGTTTCCGTGATAATTTAAAACGTGTAAAAGAAGTGTTGAAAGAGTCTCGTATCAATAAAGATCCGATACTGTAA
- a CDS encoding TetR/AcrR family transcriptional regulator, with protein sequence MASRSDTKTRILDAAEKLFAERGFSETSLRLITSKAEVNLASVNYHFGSKKELIRAVLARYLDVFMPAASTAIKRLHTAPSQASLEEIFSALVDPLLDLNDLRTEGTTIFLQLLGRGYIESQGHLRWFITTHYGQHLDTFVKAVSASAPHIPPAEMFWRLHFTLGTIVFTMASADALNDIAAAEFGEHNDIEAVIRKVIPYMAAGVSVPVASK encoded by the coding sequence ATGGCAAGTCGATCTGATACAAAAACGAGAATACTTGATGCTGCGGAGAAACTCTTTGCCGAAAGAGGTTTTTCTGAGACGTCATTACGACTTATTACCAGCAAGGCAGAGGTCAATTTAGCGTCGGTAAATTATCACTTTGGCTCTAAAAAAGAGTTGATCCGTGCAGTGTTAGCCCGCTATTTAGATGTATTTATGCCCGCTGCATCAACGGCGATAAAGCGTCTGCATACAGCGCCATCTCAGGCTTCGTTAGAGGAAATTTTCTCAGCGTTAGTCGATCCGTTATTGGATTTAAATGACTTGCGGACTGAAGGGACCACGATTTTCCTGCAGCTACTTGGAAGAGGCTACATTGAAAGCCAAGGACATCTTCGCTGGTTTATCACCACCCATTACGGACAGCATTTAGATACCTTCGTGAAGGCGGTGTCGGCAAGTGCTCCCCATATACCTCCTGCTGAAATGTTTTGGCGCTTACACTTCACCCTCGGCACAATCGTTTTCACTATGGCGTCCGCTGATGCGTTAAACGATATTGCTGCGGCCGAATTTGGTGAGCACAACGATATTGAAGCCGTGATCCGCAAAGTGATCCCCTACATGGCTGCGGGCGTATCTGTTCCCGTGGCTTCTAAATAA
- a CDS encoding M2 family metallopeptidase translates to MAILLNRPTTLALTIALTLNLTACNNKQNTSETKTSIPASTSTPDKAQAIAFIQDAEAQMAQLSIEANRAEWIYSNFITEDTAALSAAVGEKVSAASVKFATEAAKYANVELDPANARKLNILRSALVLPAPLDPAKNAELAQISSELNGLYGKGKYCFADGKCMTQPELSSLMAESRDPAKLLEAWKGWREIAKPMRPLFQREVELANEGAKDLGYANLSELWRSQYDMKPDEFSQELDRLWSQVKPLYESLHCYVRGELNKEYGDAIAPKTGPIPAHLLGNMWAQQWGNVYDLVAPENADPGYDVTELLAQKGYDEHRMVKQAESFFTSLGFAPLPDSFWSRSLFLQPKDRDVVCHASAWDLDNLDDIRIKMCIQKTAEDFTVIHHELGHNFYQRAYKQQPFLFKNSANDGFHEAIGDTIALSITPSYLKQIGLLEEVPDASKDIGLLLKQALDKIAFLPFGLMIDQWRWKVFSGEITPAQYNQAWWELREKYQGVKAPTPRSETDFDPGAKYHVPGNVPYTRYFLAHILQFQFHKALCETAGDKGPVHRCSIYGNQAAGEKLNRMLELGSSQPWPMALKEVTGTETMDANAVLDYFAPLKTWLDEQNKAANRQCGW, encoded by the coding sequence ATGGCTATTCTATTGAATCGTCCCACAACTCTAGCACTCACCATAGCGTTAACATTAAACCTAACTGCTTGTAATAATAAACAAAATACTTCAGAAACTAAGACTTCTATACCTGCTAGTACAAGTACACCTGATAAAGCTCAAGCCATTGCCTTTATTCAAGATGCTGAAGCGCAAATGGCGCAGTTATCCATTGAAGCGAATCGTGCCGAATGGATTTATAGCAATTTCATCACCGAAGATACCGCCGCATTATCGGCCGCAGTGGGTGAAAAAGTCAGCGCTGCGTCCGTCAAGTTCGCCACTGAAGCCGCAAAGTATGCCAATGTTGAACTTGATCCCGCTAATGCCCGCAAACTAAATATTCTACGTAGCGCATTAGTGTTACCGGCGCCACTTGACCCCGCCAAAAATGCTGAGCTGGCACAGATAAGTTCTGAGCTCAATGGGCTCTACGGTAAAGGCAAATACTGTTTCGCCGATGGCAAATGTATGACGCAACCTGAGCTGTCTTCCCTCATGGCGGAATCACGGGATCCCGCCAAATTACTTGAAGCTTGGAAAGGTTGGCGTGAAATAGCTAAACCAATGCGCCCGCTATTTCAACGTGAAGTCGAACTCGCCAACGAAGGCGCAAAAGACTTAGGTTACGCTAACCTTTCTGAGTTATGGCGCAGCCAATATGATATGAAACCTGATGAATTCTCTCAGGAATTAGACCGTTTATGGAGCCAGGTTAAACCACTTTACGAATCCTTGCATTGTTATGTGCGTGGTGAGTTGAACAAAGAATATGGTGATGCCATTGCCCCGAAGACGGGTCCAATTCCGGCACACTTACTAGGGAATATGTGGGCTCAGCAATGGGGTAATGTGTATGATCTGGTGGCGCCCGAGAATGCTGACCCTGGTTATGATGTGACCGAGCTACTCGCGCAGAAAGGCTATGACGAGCACAGAATGGTGAAACAAGCCGAAAGCTTTTTCACCTCTTTGGGCTTTGCGCCGCTGCCTGACAGTTTTTGGAGCCGCTCTTTATTCTTACAACCCAAAGATCGCGACGTAGTGTGTCATGCCTCGGCATGGGATCTGGATAACCTCGATGATATCCGCATCAAAATGTGTATCCAAAAAACCGCTGAAGACTTCACCGTCATTCACCACGAACTTGGCCATAACTTCTACCAACGCGCCTACAAGCAGCAGCCTTTCCTATTTAAAAACAGCGCCAATGATGGGTTCCATGAAGCCATTGGCGACACCATCGCGCTGTCTATCACACCAAGTTATCTCAAGCAGATAGGCTTACTCGAAGAGGTACCCGACGCTTCAAAGGATATTGGTTTATTGCTTAAGCAAGCCTTAGATAAAATCGCTTTTCTGCCTTTTGGTCTAATGATCGACCAATGGCGTTGGAAGGTATTTAGCGGTGAAATCACCCCTGCCCAATATAACCAAGCGTGGTGGGAGCTGAGGGAAAAATATCAAGGTGTTAAAGCGCCGACACCGCGAAGTGAGACCGATTTTGATCCAGGTGCAAAATACCATGTACCTGGCAATGTGCCTTACACCCGTTATTTCCTCGCCCATATTTTGCAATTCCAGTTCCACAAGGCGCTGTGTGAAACTGCAGGCGATAAAGGACCAGTGCATAGATGCAGCATTTACGGCAATCAAGCTGCAGGAGAAAAACTTAATAGAATGTTAGAGTTGGGCTCGAGTCAGCCATGGCCTATGGCTTTAAAGGAAGTAACAGGCACTGAAACCATGGACGCGAACGCTGTACTCGATTATTTTGCGCCGCTCAAA
- a CDS encoding acyl-CoA dehydrogenase gives MLTIIIIALIAIIALFAVKSLRMQFITQPVFHFFKKVLPPLSDTEREAMEAGDVWWEGELFRGNPNWNTLHSYGKPTLTAEEKDFIDNQVMTALTMIDDFDIVHNRKDLPPELWDYFKKEGFFALIIPKKFGGKAFSAYANSTIVSKLASRSVSAAVTVMVPNSLGPGELLTHYGTEEQKERWLPALAKGDEIPCFALTGPEAGSDAGAIPDVGIVCRGEFNGEEVLGLKLTWNKRYITLAPVATVLGLAFQMRDPDGLLGEKKNLGITCALIPTDHPGVVIGRRHNPLNMAFMNGTTQGDEVFIPLDWIIGGPEFAGRGWRMLVECLSAGRGISLPALATASGHMATKTTTAYSYVRHQFGMAIGQFEGVQEALARIIANTYQLEAARRLTTTGIDLKVKPSVVTAIAKFHMTELGRAVMNDAMDIQSGKGIQLGPKNYLGHPYMSNPISITVEGANILTRSLMIFGQGATRCHPYVLAEMEAAAMENQHDALTRFDSLLMGHMGYATRNAFSALFNALTASRFGNAPVSGETKQYYKDMSRLSSALAFMTDISMLIMGGDLKRKEMLSARMGDVLSQLYLGSATLKLFEDNGRQQDDLPAVRYVMANRLHLAAKALEDVIRNFPNRPVAWLLRALIFPIGNHFNAPSDKMATELVSGMLKPSPARERITFLCPEFEGDVGGIAEVEQAFVAQYACKEIYKKLKKAQRSGELPAKVPNLVLFAKALEQGTISNDEHQTLLHADKLRLAAINVNDFEAL, from the coding sequence ATGTTGACGATTATAATTATTGCCCTGATTGCGATTATTGCGCTGTTTGCAGTAAAAAGCCTCAGAATGCAATTTATTACCCAACCTGTTTTTCATTTTTTTAAAAAAGTGTTACCGCCATTGTCTGATACCGAGCGCGAAGCGATGGAAGCGGGCGATGTATGGTGGGAAGGGGAGTTATTCCGCGGTAATCCGAATTGGAATACGCTGCACAGCTACGGCAAGCCAACGCTGACGGCAGAAGAGAAGGACTTTATTGATAATCAGGTCATGACTGCCCTGACAATGATCGACGATTTTGACATTGTCCATAATCGAAAAGATTTGCCGCCAGAGCTGTGGGATTACTTCAAAAAAGAAGGCTTTTTTGCGCTGATCATTCCGAAAAAATTTGGTGGTAAAGCGTTCTCGGCTTATGCCAACTCGACGATTGTGAGCAAGTTAGCCAGTCGTAGCGTGAGTGCGGCGGTAACTGTGATGGTGCCTAACTCATTAGGCCCTGGTGAGCTATTGACTCACTATGGTACTGAAGAGCAAAAAGAACGTTGGCTACCCGCCTTAGCTAAGGGCGATGAAATCCCTTGTTTTGCGTTAACGGGCCCAGAAGCCGGCAGTGACGCGGGCGCAATCCCTGATGTGGGCATTGTGTGCCGTGGCGAGTTTAACGGCGAAGAGGTTTTAGGCCTTAAATTAACCTGGAATAAGCGTTATATCACCTTAGCTCCCGTGGCAACGGTATTGGGTTTAGCGTTCCAGATGCGCGATCCTGACGGTCTATTAGGTGAGAAAAAGAATCTCGGTATTACCTGCGCGTTGATCCCAACTGATCATCCTGGTGTGGTAATTGGTCGTCGTCATAATCCACTTAATATGGCCTTTATGAACGGTACAACCCAAGGCGATGAAGTCTTTATTCCGCTCGATTGGATCATTGGCGGTCCAGAATTTGCGGGCAGAGGCTGGCGCATGCTGGTTGAATGTTTATCGGCGGGGCGGGGTATTTCGCTGCCTGCGCTGGCAACAGCTTCTGGCCATATGGCAACCAAAACCACCACAGCATACAGTTATGTACGCCATCAATTTGGCATGGCAATTGGTCAATTTGAAGGGGTGCAAGAAGCACTGGCTCGGATTATTGCCAATACTTACCAGCTAGAAGCTGCACGTCGTTTAACCACAACGGGCATTGATCTTAAAGTCAAACCTTCTGTGGTGACGGCTATCGCGAAGTTCCATATGACTGAACTTGGTCGCGCAGTCATGAACGATGCGATGGATATTCAGTCGGGTAAGGGGATCCAATTAGGACCTAAAAACTACCTCGGCCATCCTTATATGTCGAATCCGATTTCGATCACCGTAGAAGGCGCGAATATCCTTACCCGCTCGTTGATGATCTTTGGTCAAGGCGCGACCCGTTGTCATCCTTATGTGCTGGCCGAAATGGAAGCAGCGGCAATGGAAAATCAGCACGATGCGCTCACGCGTTTTGACTCGCTGTTAATGGGCCATATGGGTTATGCGACGCGTAACGCGTTTAGTGCGTTATTCAACGCCCTAACAGCTAGTCGTTTTGGTAACGCCCCAGTGAGCGGAGAAACCAAACAGTACTACAAAGATATGTCGCGTTTATCTTCGGCGCTCGCCTTTATGACGGACATTTCAATGTTGATTATGGGCGGCGATTTAAAACGCAAGGAAATGTTGTCTGCACGGATGGGCGATGTATTGAGTCAGTTGTACTTAGGCTCTGCAACGCTAAAACTATTTGAAGACAATGGTCGCCAACAGGATGATTTACCTGCGGTACGTTATGTAATGGCGAATCGCTTACACTTAGCGGCGAAAGCACTAGAGGATGTGATCCGTAACTTCCCGAACCGCCCTGTTGCTTGGTTATTGCGTGCACTCATTTTCCCCATCGGTAATCATTTTAATGCGCCGAGCGATAAAATGGCGACGGAGCTTGTCTCTGGTATGTTAAAACCGAGTCCTGCCCGCGAGCGCATTACCTTCCTTTGTCCTGAGTTTGAAGGCGATGTGGGCGGAATTGCTGAAGTGGAACAGGCGTTTGTGGCACAGTATGCCTGTAAAGAGATTTACAAAAAGCTTAAAAAAGCGCAGCGCAGCGGTGAATTACCTGCAAAAGTACCAAACTTGGTACTGTTTGCTAAAGCGCTAGAGCAGGGCACAATTAGTAACGATGAACATCAAACACTATTGCATGCAGATAAGTTACGTTTAGCTGCCATCAATGTGAATGATTTCGAAGCTTTATAA
- the zwf gene encoding glucose-6-phosphate dehydrogenase, which produces MGKTTSGAKACDFVLFGTKGDLARRKLLPSLYQLDKAELLDKDTKVIGVAKDEFSQDEYRDLVILALKTFVKEPLCEDTLNRFVSRCYYVGTNFTESAGYGAFHELLKPEERVMVSYFATPPSIFGDICRCLHEQNLIHSDSRVVLEKPIGSDLASSRIINDQVSAYFKESQVYRIDHYLGKETVQNLIALRFANSLFASKWDNRTIDHVQITVAEEVGIEGRWGYFDKAGQMRDMIQNHLLQVLTLVAMDPPVNLDADSIRDEKVKVLKSLRPINADNVYENTVRGQYSAGFLKGSPVPGYLEEEGANVQSHTETFVALRVDIDNWRWAGVPFYLRSGKRMPFKSSEIVVYFKNPPHNLYRSSYRNLPPNKLTIRLQPHEGVEIQMMNKVPGLEQKQRLQTTKLDLSFSDTFKNERIADAYERLLLEAMLGNQALFVRRDEVEQAWTWVDGIIQAWEQSNEKPKPYPAGTWGPVASVALITKDGRSWDE; this is translated from the coding sequence ATGGGCAAAACAACATCAGGCGCCAAAGCTTGTGACTTCGTACTCTTTGGTACTAAAGGTGACTTAGCAAGACGTAAGTTATTACCTTCTTTATACCAGTTAGATAAGGCTGAGCTTCTCGATAAAGATACTAAGGTGATAGGTGTCGCAAAAGATGAATTCAGTCAGGATGAATACAGAGACTTAGTCATCCTTGCGTTAAAAACCTTCGTCAAAGAACCCCTCTGCGAAGACACTCTCAACCGATTCGTGTCCCGTTGTTATTATGTAGGCACTAATTTTACCGAATCAGCAGGCTACGGTGCCTTCCATGAATTGCTCAAACCAGAAGAGCGTGTCATGGTCAGTTACTTTGCCACCCCTCCATCGATTTTTGGTGATATCTGCCGCTGTTTACATGAACAAAACCTGATCCACAGTGACTCTCGCGTAGTACTCGAAAAACCCATTGGCTCTGATCTCGCATCTTCCCGTATTATTAACGATCAAGTGTCTGCCTACTTTAAAGAAAGCCAAGTCTACCGTATCGACCATTATCTTGGTAAAGAGACCGTTCAAAACTTGATTGCGCTGCGTTTTGCTAACTCCTTATTTGCCTCTAAATGGGATAACCGGACCATTGACCATGTCCAGATCACGGTTGCGGAAGAAGTCGGTATTGAAGGCCGTTGGGGTTACTTCGATAAAGCCGGTCAAATGCGCGATATGATCCAAAACCACTTGCTACAGGTGCTGACGCTCGTCGCAATGGATCCGCCAGTGAACTTAGATGCTGATAGTATTCGCGATGAAAAGGTGAAAGTGCTTAAGTCGCTGCGGCCGATTAATGCTGACAATGTGTATGAAAACACTGTCCGTGGTCAGTACAGTGCGGGCTTCCTGAAAGGTAGTCCGGTGCCAGGCTATTTAGAGGAAGAGGGCGCGAACGTACAGTCACACACCGAAACTTTTGTGGCGTTGCGGGTCGATATCGATAACTGGCGTTGGGCTGGGGTGCCGTTTTATCTGCGCAGCGGTAAGCGCATGCCGTTTAAGAGTTCTGAAATTGTGGTGTATTTTAAAAATCCTCCGCACAACCTTTACCGCTCTAGCTACCGTAACTTGCCACCTAACAAGTTAACCATCCGTCTGCAACCACACGAAGGGGTTGAGATCCAGATGATGAACAAGGTGCCAGGATTAGAGCAAAAACAACGTTTGCAAACCACTAAGCTCGACTTGAGTTTCTCGGATACCTTTAAAAACGAGCGCATTGCCGATGCCTACGAGCGTTTGTTGCTTGAAGCCATGCTCGGTAATCAAGCTTTGTTCGTGCGCCGAGATGAAGTGGAGCAAGCCTGGACATGGGTGGATGGCATCATCCAAGCATGGGAACAGAGCAATGAGAAACCGAAACCTTATCCTGCGGGCACTTGGGGCCCTGTGGCTTCGGTCGCGCTGATCACCAAAGATGGTCGCTCGTGGGATGAATAG
- the pyk gene encoding pyruvate kinase, with the protein MFRRTKIVTTLGPATDRDDNLRRIIAAGANVVRLNFSHGSPEDHLKRATQAREIAKELGVHVAILGDLQGPKIRVSTFKDNKKIQLKLGQTYILDAELAKGEGDENQVGIDYKQLPDDVNVGDILMLDDGRVQLRVERVEGRKVHTTVTVAGPLSNNKGINKQGGGLSAAALTEKDKADILTAAMIQVDYLAVSFPRSGADLEYARSLAQQAGSNALIVAKVERAEAVASDEAMDDVILASDVVMVARGDLGVEIGDAALVAVQKKLIARSRQLNKIVITATQMMESMISSPMPTRAEVMDVANAVLDGTDAVMLSAETAAGDFPEETVKAMANVCVGAESHPSVKVSKHRLDARFTSVEETIALSTMYAANHLEGVKAIIALTESGATPKLMSRISSSLPILGLSRHDTTLAKMALYRGVLPIYFDSTIYPADELAQKALESLTKAGYLHSGDLVLMTKGDAMETIGGTNTCKVLIVA; encoded by the coding sequence ATGTTCCGCAGAACCAAAATCGTCACCACACTGGGTCCCGCCACTGACCGTGACGATAACTTACGCCGTATTATTGCGGCAGGTGCAAACGTTGTTCGTCTTAACTTCTCCCACGGCTCCCCCGAAGATCATCTCAAACGCGCTACTCAAGCTCGCGAAATCGCAAAAGAATTAGGTGTACATGTTGCTATTTTAGGTGACCTACAAGGCCCTAAAATCCGTGTGTCTACCTTTAAAGACAACAAGAAAATTCAACTGAAATTAGGCCAAACCTATATTCTTGACGCCGAACTTGCTAAAGGTGAAGGCGATGAGAATCAAGTCGGTATCGACTATAAGCAATTGCCTGATGATGTGAATGTTGGCGACATCCTGATGCTCGATGACGGCCGAGTACAACTGCGTGTTGAGCGCGTTGAAGGTCGTAAAGTCCATACTACTGTGACGGTTGCAGGTCCTTTATCGAACAATAAAGGGATCAACAAGCAAGGTGGTGGTTTGTCGGCTGCGGCACTAACTGAAAAAGACAAGGCAGACATTCTCACCGCAGCTATGATCCAAGTGGATTACTTAGCCGTGTCATTCCCACGTAGCGGTGCAGATCTCGAATATGCACGCTCTTTAGCGCAGCAGGCTGGCAGTAACGCACTGATCGTCGCGAAGGTTGAACGTGCAGAAGCGGTTGCCAGTGATGAAGCAATGGATGATGTGATTTTAGCCTCTGATGTTGTGATGGTTGCCCGCGGTGATTTAGGGGTTGAGATTGGTGATGCTGCACTGGTAGCAGTACAAAAGAAACTCATCGCCCGTTCACGTCAGCTCAATAAAATCGTCATCACCGCGACCCAAATGATGGAATCGATGATCTCGAGCCCAATGCCAACCCGTGCAGAAGTGATGGACGTGGCAAACGCCGTGCTTGATGGTACCGACGCTGTGATGTTATCAGCCGAAACCGCAGCGGGTGACTTCCCAGAAGAAACTGTTAAAGCAATGGCGAATGTGTGTGTCGGTGCAGAATCTCACCCAAGTGTGAAAGTTTCTAAGCACAGATTAGATGCACGTTTCACGTCGGTTGAAGAAACCATCGCCCTATCGACTATGTATGCGGCAAACCACCTAGAAGGTGTTAAAGCGATTATCGCTTTAACAGAGTCAGGTGCGACACCTAAACTGATGTCGCGTATCAGTTCATCTTTACCAATCCTTGGCCTATCTCGCCATGACACAACACTGGCGAAGATGGCTCTGTACCGTGGTGTACTACCGATTTACTTCGACTCAACGATCTATCCAGCCGATGAGCTTGCACAAAAAGCATTGGAATCATTAACCAAAGCGGGTTACTTGCACAGCGGTGACTTAGTGTTAATGACCAAAGGTGATGCGATGGAAACCATCGGTGGCACGAACACTTGTAAAGTGCTGATTGTCGCTTAA